A stretch of the Bradyrhizobium sp. CCBAU 53351 genome encodes the following:
- a CDS encoding tripartite tricarboxylate transporter substrate binding protein, which produces MQRTIRLLAVVAGMCACALSTQALAQKYPVRPVKVMVGFSAGGPVDVAARIIGDRLSNRLGQPFVVENRAGANGMIAAEGVARADGDGYTMLACNSSTITLNKTLFKDIRYDPEKDFAPLTTVVSAPLVLVVNPENPKTADIKTVADLVAAAKAAPGALAYGSGGNGNLAHLAMELLSQKAGIKLIHVPYRGGSAAEVGILAQEVLAVFDPLSAVPLVKAGKLRALAVSSAERLPSLPDVPTVAEAGYPGFDISFWVGFFLPKSTPAPILETLHREIVAAAKDPAVAEKLGSQGVVSVLSPADYAAKIAKETKDLAEVVAAANIKAE; this is translated from the coding sequence ATGCAACGAACCATCCGCCTGCTGGCCGTCGTCGCCGGAATGTGCGCCTGTGCGCTGTCGACGCAGGCCCTGGCGCAGAAATATCCGGTGCGGCCGGTCAAGGTCATGGTCGGCTTCAGCGCCGGCGGTCCGGTCGACGTCGCCGCGCGCATCATCGGCGATCGCTTGAGCAATAGGCTGGGGCAGCCCTTCGTGGTCGAGAACCGCGCCGGCGCCAACGGCATGATCGCCGCCGAAGGCGTCGCGCGCGCGGACGGCGACGGCTACACCATGCTCGCCTGCAACTCCTCCACCATCACGCTCAACAAGACGCTGTTCAAGGATATCCGCTACGATCCGGAAAAGGATTTTGCACCACTCACCACCGTGGTGTCGGCGCCGCTCGTGCTGGTGGTCAATCCGGAGAATCCCAAGACGGCCGATATCAAGACCGTGGCCGATCTCGTCGCCGCGGCGAAGGCTGCGCCCGGCGCGCTGGCTTACGGTTCGGGCGGCAACGGCAACCTTGCCCATCTCGCCATGGAGCTGCTCAGCCAGAAGGCCGGCATCAAGCTGATCCATGTGCCCTATCGCGGCGGTTCGGCCGCGGAGGTCGGCATCCTCGCGCAGGAGGTGCTGGCTGTGTTCGATCCGCTCTCCGCCGTGCCGCTGGTCAAGGCCGGCAAGCTGCGCGCGCTCGCGGTGTCGTCGGCCGAACGATTGCCGTCGCTGCCTGATGTGCCGACCGTTGCGGAAGCAGGCTATCCCGGCTTCGACATCTCGTTCTGGGTCGGCTTCTTCTTGCCGAAGTCGACGCCCGCGCCGATCCTCGAAACGCTGCACCGGGAGATCGTCGCGGCGGCCAAGGACCCGGCGGTCGCGGAGAAGCTCGGCTCGCAGGGCGTCGTGAGCGTGCTCAGCCCCGCCGACTACGCCGCCAAGATCGCCAAGGAGACCAAAGACCTCGCCGAGGTCGTGGCGGCCGCGAACATCAAGGCGGAGTAG
- a CDS encoding NUDIX domain-containing protein, whose translation MPSKSAGIIAYRKRRTLEVLLVHPGGPFWRNKDLGAWSIPKGEYADEEAADVAARREFAEELGLELSEPLTALGQVKQRGGKLVTGFAVELDFDPRSVRSNSFEMEWPPRSGKRQVFPEVDRAEWFTLEEAREKINAGQRPLLDRLAQLAGGE comes from the coding sequence ATGCCATCGAAGAGTGCCGGGATCATCGCCTATCGCAAGCGCCGGACGCTCGAGGTGCTTCTGGTTCATCCCGGTGGCCCCTTCTGGCGGAACAAGGATCTCGGCGCATGGTCGATTCCCAAGGGAGAATACGCGGACGAAGAAGCTGCGGACGTCGCCGCGCGGCGCGAGTTCGCCGAAGAGCTCGGGCTTGAGCTGTCCGAGCCGCTGACCGCGCTTGGTCAGGTCAAGCAGCGCGGCGGCAAGCTCGTCACCGGCTTCGCGGTCGAGCTCGATTTCGACCCACGCAGCGTTCGCAGCAACAGCTTCGAGATGGAATGGCCGCCCCGGAGCGGCAAACGGCAAGTCTTCCCGGAGGTCGATCGTGCCGAATGGTTCACGCTCGAAGAAGCGCGGGAGAAGATCAATGCGGGACAACGCCCGCTGCTCGACCGCCTGGCGCAACTGGCTGGCGGCGAGTAG
- a CDS encoding lytic transglycosylase domain-containing protein: protein MRFVVAACAAFLVLMCDLDPSASRQTSTFDTAILQNNHASPLVPVVELFLASVQAIELANARAAHEETIEPPRASEPVAEEPVSPTDRFCHALREAAEASGIPVPFFARLLWQESRFKSNEVSQAGAQGVAQFMPETAAEVGLDDPFDPMKALPASARFLRKLRDDFGNLGLAAAAYNAGPGRIQKWLAKQSELPRETRDYVRIITGTKAEDWTERSEALAIRIDLPREAPCEGVGSLSKAKDVAWVPVNLTPSAIAFIRKAEQLAARLSTSRARKRFATLLRKGASAHGKARSMIAARAAGKSAKARAIRFASRERPSG, encoded by the coding sequence ATGCGATTTGTCGTCGCGGCTTGCGCCGCGTTTCTGGTTCTGATGTGCGACCTCGATCCATCGGCGTCGCGGCAAACATCAACTTTCGACACCGCCATTCTTCAGAACAATCATGCCTCCCCACTGGTTCCGGTGGTCGAACTCTTCCTCGCCAGCGTGCAGGCCATTGAGCTCGCCAACGCGCGCGCGGCGCATGAGGAAACGATCGAGCCGCCGCGCGCGAGCGAACCGGTCGCCGAGGAGCCGGTTTCACCGACAGATCGGTTCTGCCATGCGCTTCGCGAAGCCGCCGAGGCCAGCGGCATTCCCGTGCCGTTCTTTGCCCGCCTGCTCTGGCAGGAGAGCCGCTTCAAGTCCAACGAGGTCAGCCAGGCCGGCGCCCAGGGCGTCGCGCAGTTCATGCCGGAGACGGCCGCCGAAGTCGGGCTCGATGATCCCTTCGATCCGATGAAGGCGCTGCCGGCATCGGCCAGGTTCCTGCGCAAGCTGCGCGATGATTTCGGCAATCTCGGCCTTGCCGCAGCCGCCTACAATGCAGGCCCGGGCCGCATTCAGAAATGGCTTGCCAAACAAAGTGAGCTGCCACGCGAGACGCGCGACTATGTCCGCATCATCACCGGCACCAAGGCCGAGGACTGGACCGAACGGTCGGAGGCGCTTGCGATCCGGATCGACCTGCCGCGCGAGGCGCCTTGCGAAGGTGTGGGCAGTCTCTCGAAGGCCAAGGACGTGGCCTGGGTTCCAGTCAACCTGACACCTTCCGCCATTGCTTTCATTCGCAAGGCGGAACAGCTCGCCGCGCGGCTGTCGACGAGCCGCGCCCGCAAGCGGTTCGCAACCCTGCTGCGGAAAGGCGCTTCAGCCCACGGCAAGGCACGCAGCATGATTGCAGCACGCGCGGCCGGAAAGAGCGCGAAAGCCCGCGCCATTCGCTTCGCATCGCGCGAACGGCCTTCGGGCTAG
- a CDS encoding L,D-transpeptidase family protein, which yields MVRWMLGAAMLLGLVCPALAGNLDAKVVNDAARPEKPPAADKVNAPVTKLQILLDRAQFSPGQIDGKLGENAQKALKAFAEQNGLGFDKIIAPELWDKLNAASEGPVVVDYKITDADVKGPFLKKLPAKLEDMKSLEAVGYTSPLEGLAEKFHMSEELLKALNPGKSFDKAGETIVVASVPARRELPRIARIEIDKAGATLKAYEGSGRLVAFYPASIGSPDRPTPTGTLKVTGTNELPTYHYNPEYKFKSVKSNKPFEIKSGPNNPVGSYWIGLSAQGYGIHGTAEPDRVSKSASHGCVRLTNWDARALGENVKRGTPVVFLDAPTDSSSKQQGKTTGKRAANTR from the coding sequence ATGGTGCGATGGATGCTTGGCGCGGCGATGTTGCTGGGGCTCGTCTGCCCGGCGCTCGCAGGCAATCTCGACGCAAAGGTAGTGAACGATGCAGCGCGTCCGGAAAAGCCGCCGGCTGCGGACAAGGTCAACGCGCCGGTGACGAAGCTTCAGATCTTGCTCGATCGCGCGCAATTCTCTCCCGGCCAGATCGACGGCAAGCTCGGCGAGAACGCGCAGAAGGCGCTGAAGGCGTTCGCCGAGCAGAACGGTCTCGGCTTCGACAAGATCATTGCCCCGGAACTATGGGACAAGCTGAACGCAGCGAGCGAGGGTCCTGTCGTCGTCGACTACAAGATCACCGACGCGGATGTGAAAGGGCCTTTCCTCAAAAAGCTGCCGGCCAAGCTCGAGGACATGAAGTCGCTGGAGGCGGTGGGCTACACCAGTCCGCTCGAAGGCCTCGCCGAGAAATTCCACATGAGCGAAGAGCTGTTGAAGGCACTCAATCCGGGAAAGTCCTTCGACAAGGCCGGCGAGACGATTGTGGTGGCGAGCGTGCCGGCGCGGCGTGAGCTTCCGCGCATCGCCAGGATCGAGATCGACAAGGCGGGCGCGACGCTGAAGGCTTACGAGGGCTCCGGGCGTCTGGTCGCGTTCTATCCGGCGTCAATCGGCAGTCCGGATCGGCCGACGCCGACGGGGACGCTGAAGGTCACCGGCACCAACGAGCTGCCGACCTATCACTACAATCCCGAGTACAAGTTCAAGAGCGTGAAATCCAACAAGCCCTTCGAGATCAAGTCGGGCCCCAACAACCCGGTCGGATCGTACTGGATCGGGCTGTCGGCGCAGGGCTATGGCATCCACGGGACGGCGGAGCCTGACAGGGTCAGCAAGTCCGCCTCTCACGGCTGCGTCAGGCTCACCAATTGGGACGCGCGCGCGCTCGGCGAGAACGTCAAACGCGGCACGCCCGTCGTCTTTCTCGATGCGCCGACGGACTCCTCCTCGAAGCAGCAGGGCAAGACCACCGGCAAGCGCGCTGCCAATACGCGTTAG
- a CDS encoding VOC family protein has translation MALKNVIGIDHAVVMVKDLDKAAENYRRLGFTISPRGTHSAHMGTGNYTIMFDPDYMELLGVLAATEHNAPARAFLDKRGEGIERIAFTAVDSAAGAEEIRARGLTPIGPTDFERPVTLPDGTVSAAKFRTFMWPTAEAPGGVRIFACQHKTRETVWIPELMKHANAAKRIKQILIATPEPAQDAAHLGRLIDREPKAETDGAVTVPSGGDRADFVYLTLEQLGKRYPGVPLAGLAERGGAALVLVSDDFAATAKALGSAAVRSGPAICVPPAKANGTLLAFIDG, from the coding sequence GTGGCCCTCAAGAACGTCATCGGTATCGACCACGCCGTCGTCATGGTGAAGGACCTCGACAAGGCCGCCGAGAACTACCGGCGGCTCGGCTTCACAATCTCCCCGCGCGGCACCCACAGCGCGCATATGGGCACCGGCAATTACACCATCATGTTCGACCCCGATTACATGGAGCTACTCGGCGTGCTTGCCGCAACCGAGCACAATGCCCCGGCACGCGCCTTCCTCGACAAGCGCGGCGAAGGCATCGAGCGCATCGCCTTCACCGCGGTCGATTCCGCCGCCGGCGCGGAGGAGATCCGCGCCCGCGGCCTGACGCCGATCGGCCCAACCGATTTCGAGCGGCCGGTGACGCTGCCTGACGGCACGGTCTCGGCGGCAAAATTCCGCACCTTCATGTGGCCGACCGCCGAAGCGCCCGGCGGCGTGCGCATTTTCGCCTGTCAGCACAAGACGCGCGAGACCGTGTGGATTCCCGAGTTGATGAAGCACGCCAACGCGGCGAAGCGAATCAAGCAGATTCTGATCGCAACGCCCGAGCCGGCGCAGGACGCGGCGCATCTCGGCCGGCTGATCGACCGCGAGCCGAAGGCCGAGACCGACGGCGCCGTGACAGTGCCCTCCGGCGGCGATCGCGCCGACTTCGTCTATCTCACGCTGGAGCAGCTCGGAAAGCGTTATCCCGGCGTGCCGCTCGCCGGCCTCGCCGAGCGCGGCGGCGCTGCGCTGGTGCTCGTCAGCGATGACTTCGCCGCGACGGCGAAGGCGCTGGGTTCGGCTGCCGTGCGCAGCGGGCCCGCGATCTGCGTGCCGCCAGCCAAAGCCAACGGCACCCTGCTCGCCTTCATTGACGGCTGA
- a CDS encoding urate hydroxylase PuuD, producing MWGSIISEWASLLLRWLHVVAAIAWIGSSFYFIALDLSLRPNSDLPNGVQGEAWQVHGGGFYRIMKYLVAPSQMPDELTWFKWEAYTTWLSGFALMVVVYYLEADLFLVDKSILDLTPFQAGLFSLFSLALAWLLYEGACRSGLAQRELPFTIGGYLFLVALTYAFTHVLSGRGAFNQIGAIIGTIMVANVFALIIPNQKKIVASLIAGQAPDPKLGKASKERSLHNNYLTLPVVVLMISNHYPLLYATRFNWIIVAIILALGPVIRHFFNERHAGRKSPWWVWGVAAIGVIAILFLSAAGPREAKTAALPAQPSLAAVEEIVMSRCSMCHAAEPVWAGIVTAPKGIVLDTPAHIHRNIRLIGRVAAWSSAMPPGNVTEMTSQERAVLAAYLEQRP from the coding sequence ATGTGGGGATCCATCATATCGGAATGGGCGAGCCTGCTGCTCCGCTGGCTGCACGTGGTCGCTGCGATCGCCTGGATCGGCAGTTCCTTCTATTTCATCGCCCTCGACCTCAGCCTCAGGCCCAACAGCGACCTGCCGAATGGCGTCCAGGGCGAGGCCTGGCAGGTCCACGGCGGCGGCTTCTACCGGATCATGAAATATCTGGTCGCGCCCAGCCAGATGCCGGACGAGCTGACCTGGTTCAAATGGGAGGCCTACACCACCTGGCTGTCCGGCTTCGCGCTGATGGTGGTGGTGTATTATCTCGAGGCCGATCTGTTCCTGGTCGACAAGTCGATCCTCGATCTCACGCCGTTCCAGGCCGGCCTGTTCAGCCTCTTCAGCCTCGCGCTGGCGTGGCTGCTCTATGAAGGTGCCTGTCGGAGCGGGCTTGCGCAGCGCGAATTGCCCTTCACTATCGGCGGCTATCTGTTCCTGGTCGCGCTGACCTACGCCTTCACCCATGTGCTGAGCGGCCGTGGCGCCTTCAACCAGATCGGCGCGATCATCGGCACCATCATGGTCGCCAACGTCTTCGCGCTGATCATCCCGAACCAGAAGAAGATCGTCGCCAGCCTGATCGCGGGACAGGCGCCCGATCCGAAGCTCGGCAAGGCCAGCAAGGAGCGCTCGCTTCACAACAATTATCTGACGCTCCCCGTCGTCGTGCTGATGATCAGCAACCACTATCCCCTGCTCTACGCCACCCGCTTCAACTGGATCATCGTCGCGATCATCCTGGCGCTCGGCCCAGTGATCCGTCATTTCTTCAACGAGCGGCATGCCGGGCGAAAGTCGCCATGGTGGGTGTGGGGCGTGGCGGCCATCGGGGTGATTGCGATCCTCTTCCTCTCCGCCGCCGGCCCGCGCGAGGCGAAGACGGCCGCGCTGCCGGCGCAGCCGAGCCTCGCCGCTGTCGAGGAGATCGTGATGTCCCGGTGCAGCATGTGCCACGCGGCCGAGCCGGTCTGGGCCGGGATCGTGACCGCACCGAAGGGCATTGTGCTCGATACGCCCGCGCACATCCATCGCAACATCCGCCTGATCGGCCGTGTCGCGGCCTGGTCCAGCGCGATGCCGCCGGGCAACGTCACCGAAATGACCAGCCAGGAGCGCGCCGTCCTTGCTGCCTATCTCGAGCAGCGCCCTTGA
- a CDS encoding sorbosone dehydrogenase family protein — protein sequence MKSRILSAAISAGLLFATGARADPVLQGKEAYGDWQADKPGTIRLIRSQDLVKPGATRSVASSSRVVPRPPEVALQVPAGFKIELFAEGLRAPRIIRVAPNGDVFVAETRAGAIRVLRAGEGGKAATNEMFASGLRQPFGIAFFPNGDNPQWVYVANTDSVVRFPYQAGDLKARGKAETIVASLPHDGGHSTRDIVFTPDNKRMLVSVGSLSNVAEGLGTPPGGLEAWSKAQPLGAAWASETERAAVLAFTPDGKERKIYATGIRNCVGLAIQPQTGLPWCSTNERDGLGDDLVPDYVTSMKEGAFYGWPWFYIGNNEDPRHAGARPDLKDKVTVPDVLIQPHSASLGMTFYQGTQFPSEYQGDAFAAEHGSWNRSKRTGYKVVRIRMKDGKPTGEYEDFVTGFVVSDIEVWGRPVGVAVTKDGSLLMSEDGNGTIWRVTSARQ from the coding sequence TTGAAGAGCAGAATCTTGTCCGCCGCGATATCCGCAGGGCTGCTGTTTGCGACTGGCGCGCGGGCCGATCCGGTGCTGCAGGGCAAGGAGGCCTACGGCGATTGGCAGGCCGACAAGCCCGGTACGATCAGGCTGATCCGGTCGCAGGATCTGGTCAAGCCCGGCGCGACACGGTCGGTTGCGAGCTCGTCGCGGGTGGTGCCGCGACCGCCGGAGGTCGCGCTTCAGGTGCCGGCTGGATTCAAGATCGAGCTGTTCGCCGAAGGCCTGCGCGCGCCGCGCATCATAAGGGTCGCGCCGAACGGCGATGTCTTCGTCGCGGAGACGCGGGCCGGCGCCATCCGCGTGTTGCGGGCCGGGGAGGGCGGCAAGGCCGCGACCAACGAAATGTTTGCCAGCGGCTTGCGGCAGCCTTTTGGCATCGCCTTCTTCCCGAACGGCGACAATCCGCAATGGGTCTATGTCGCCAACACCGACAGCGTCGTCCGCTTTCCCTATCAGGCCGGCGATCTCAAGGCGCGCGGCAAAGCGGAGACGATCGTGGCAAGCTTGCCGCATGACGGCGGCCATTCCACACGCGACATCGTCTTCACGCCCGACAATAAGCGCATGCTGGTGTCGGTCGGCTCGCTCAGCAATGTCGCGGAGGGCTTGGGCACGCCGCCGGGCGGACTGGAAGCCTGGTCGAAAGCGCAACCGCTCGGCGCGGCCTGGGCCAGCGAGACGGAGCGCGCCGCCGTGCTGGCCTTCACGCCCGACGGCAAGGAGCGGAAGATCTACGCCACCGGCATCCGCAATTGCGTGGGCCTTGCCATCCAGCCACAGACCGGGCTGCCCTGGTGCTCGACCAACGAGCGCGACGGCCTCGGTGACGATCTCGTGCCCGACTACGTCACCAGCATGAAGGAAGGCGCGTTCTATGGCTGGCCGTGGTTCTACATCGGCAACAATGAAGATCCGCGCCATGCCGGCGCGCGGCCGGATCTCAAGGACAAGGTGACGGTGCCTGATGTGCTGATCCAGCCGCATTCGGCTTCGCTCGGCATGACCTTCTACCAGGGCACGCAGTTTCCGTCCGAGTATCAGGGCGATGCCTTTGCCGCCGAGCACGGCTCGTGGAACAGGTCGAAGCGCACCGGCTACAAGGTGGTCCGCATCCGCATGAAGGACGGCAAGCCGACGGGGGAGTATGAGGATTTCGTCACGGGCTTCGTGGTGAGCGACATCGAAGTTTGGGGAAGGCCGGTGGGAGTTGCCGTGACGAAGGATGGATCGCTATTGATGTCGGAGGACGGCAACGGCACGATCTGGCGGGTGACAAGCGCGCGGCAGTGA
- a CDS encoding SDR family NAD(P)-dependent oxidoreductase produces MRLKDKVAIVVGAGQSPGEGMGNGRATALTFAREGAKVLCVDHHLESAQETVAMIAAKGGTAAAFKADVTKSADIEAMVKNAQSRWDRIDVLHNNVGVSLSGGDAELLQLTEEAFDRVVAINLKSCILAAKEVIPIMRAQGSGAIINISSMAAITTYPYVAYKATKSAMIAFTEQLAYQNAEYGIRANVILPGLMNTPMAVDTRAREWHKTRAEVEAERDSKVPLRRKMGTGWDVANAALFLASDEANFITGVTLPVDGGASVRRG; encoded by the coding sequence ATGCGCCTCAAGGACAAGGTCGCCATCGTGGTCGGAGCCGGACAAAGCCCGGGCGAAGGCATGGGCAACGGCCGCGCCACCGCGCTGACCTTTGCGCGGGAGGGCGCGAAGGTGTTGTGCGTCGACCATCATCTGGAGTCCGCGCAGGAAACCGTTGCGATGATCGCCGCCAAAGGCGGCACCGCCGCGGCCTTCAAGGCCGACGTGACGAAGTCGGCCGACATCGAGGCGATGGTCAAGAACGCGCAGTCGCGCTGGGACCGGATCGACGTGCTGCACAACAATGTCGGCGTCAGCCTGTCGGGCGGCGATGCCGAATTGCTGCAACTGACCGAAGAGGCGTTCGACCGCGTTGTCGCCATCAATCTGAAGAGCTGCATTCTCGCCGCGAAAGAGGTGATACCGATCATGCGCGCGCAAGGCAGCGGCGCCATCATCAACATCTCCTCGATGGCGGCGATCACGACCTATCCTTACGTCGCCTACAAGGCGACGAAGTCGGCGATGATCGCCTTCACCGAACAGCTCGCCTACCAGAACGCCGAATATGGCATCCGCGCCAACGTCATCCTGCCCGGCCTGATGAACACACCCATGGCCGTCGATACCCGCGCCCGCGAATGGCACAAGACCCGCGCCGAGGTCGAAGCCGAACGCGACAGCAAGGTGCCGCTACGCAGGAAGATGGGCACGGGCTGGGACGTCGCCAACGCCGCGCTGTTCCTCGCGTCGGACGAGGCGAACTTCATCACCGGCGTGACGCTGCCGGTGGATGGCGGGGCCAGTGTAAGACGGGGGTAG
- a CDS encoding cytochrome ubiquinol oxidase subunit II, producing the protein MNLLDPQGPVAAANRTILVDSVFIMLVIVVPTIVAILAFAFWFRASNTKARYQPDFVYSGRVEMVVWSIPALTVILLGGVAWIGSHQLDPAAPVPGTGSPVRIQAVSLDWKWLFIYPDQRIATVNTLTVPAGAELNFQLTSSSVMNTFFIPQLGSMIYTMNGMVTKLNLRADNEGKLQGLSAHFSGDGFPDMMFDVNVVSPLAFPEWVAGTAKTDAVLNEDSYRKLMQQGIEKGRPAYRLEDPRLFDLIATQHIPPGPGPELISEAGRPHSGGVDAR; encoded by the coding sequence ATGAATCTGCTCGATCCGCAAGGGCCCGTGGCTGCGGCCAACAGAACCATCCTGGTCGATTCCGTCTTCATCATGCTGGTGATCGTGGTGCCGACCATTGTCGCGATCCTGGCCTTTGCGTTCTGGTTTCGCGCCTCCAACACCAAGGCGCGCTACCAGCCCGACTTCGTCTATTCCGGCCGCGTCGAGATGGTGGTGTGGTCGATCCCGGCGCTGACAGTGATCCTGCTCGGCGGCGTCGCCTGGATTGGCTCGCACCAGCTCGATCCCGCGGCACCGGTGCCGGGCACGGGCAGTCCGGTGCGCATCCAGGCCGTCTCGCTCGACTGGAAATGGCTGTTCATCTATCCCGACCAGCGCATTGCCACCGTCAACACGCTGACGGTGCCGGCCGGCGCTGAGCTGAATTTCCAGCTGACCTCGTCGAGCGTGATGAACACGTTCTTCATCCCGCAGCTCGGCAGCATGATCTACACCATGAACGGCATGGTGACGAAGCTGAACCTGCGCGCCGACAACGAAGGCAAGCTGCAAGGGCTGTCGGCGCATTTTTCCGGCGACGGCTTTCCCGACATGATGTTCGACGTCAACGTGGTATCGCCGCTGGCTTTTCCCGAGTGGGTGGCGGGCACGGCGAAGACCGACGCGGTGCTGAACGAGGACAGCTACAGGAAGCTGATGCAGCAGGGCATCGAAAAGGGCAGGCCGGCCTACCGCCTCGAAGATCCGCGCCTGTTCGACCTGATCGCGACCCAGCACATTCCGCCGGGACCGGGGCCGGAGCTGATCTCCGAGGCCGGCCGTCCGCACAGTGGAGGCGTTGATGCTCGGTAA
- the cyoB gene encoding cytochrome o ubiquinol oxidase subunit I: MLGKLDWSAIPFDQPIPLVAGAIVLVAILGVLAWVVVKGHLPYLWHEWITSVDHKRIGVMYILLASVMLLRGGSDAIMMRIQQAVAYQSQGYLPPEHYNQIFSAHGTIMIFFVAMPFVIGLMNLVVPLQLGVRDVAFPTLNSVGFWLTATGALLVNMSLVIGEFARTGWLAFPPLSELSYSPGVGVDYYAWSLQISGVGTLVAGINLVTTVLKLRTKGMNYLRMPMFCWTTLASNLLIVAAFPILTATLAMLLLDRYLGFHFFTNEAGGNVMMFMNLIWAWGHPEVYILVLPAFGIFSEVVSTFSGKALFGYRSMVLATMAICVISFMVWLHHFFTMGAGPDVNAIFGIASMIIAIPTGVKIYNWLFTMYGGRIRFATPMLWSVGFMVTFIIGGLTGVLLAVPPADFVLHNSMFLVAHFHNVIIGGVLFGAFAGFEYWFPKAFGFRLDERWGKAAFWFTFVGFFVTFMPLYIVGMLGMTRRMQHYDVAAWRPWMIVAAIGMAVLTIGVICQIVQLVVSIRNREALRDRTGDPWDGRSLEWATSSPPPVFNFAFNPDVRGEDAYWDMKARAQQQSLEHDKREYRDIEMPRNSPTGFVCAFFATIMGFALIWHIWWMVILGGLGAWATFVVFAWRDHDEYVIPAEEVAAVDRVNLEERRSLVSMAGTV; the protein is encoded by the coding sequence ATGCTCGGTAAGCTCGACTGGTCCGCTATCCCGTTCGATCAGCCAATTCCGCTCGTCGCAGGCGCGATCGTGCTGGTCGCGATCCTCGGCGTGCTGGCCTGGGTCGTGGTGAAGGGGCATCTGCCATACCTCTGGCACGAATGGATCACCAGCGTCGATCACAAGCGGATCGGCGTGATGTACATTCTGCTGGCCTCGGTGATGCTGCTGCGCGGCGGCAGCGACGCCATCATGATGCGGATCCAGCAGGCGGTCGCCTATCAGTCGCAGGGCTACTTGCCGCCGGAGCATTACAACCAGATCTTCTCGGCCCACGGCACCATCATGATCTTTTTCGTGGCGATGCCGTTCGTGATCGGATTGATGAATCTCGTCGTGCCCCTCCAGCTCGGCGTGCGCGACGTCGCGTTCCCGACGCTCAATTCGGTCGGCTTCTGGCTGACCGCGACCGGCGCGTTGCTGGTCAACATGTCGCTCGTGATCGGTGAGTTCGCGCGCACCGGCTGGCTCGCCTTTCCGCCGCTGTCGGAATTGTCTTATTCACCGGGCGTCGGCGTCGATTATTACGCCTGGTCGCTGCAGATCTCCGGCGTCGGCACGCTGGTCGCCGGCATCAACCTCGTCACGACAGTGCTGAAGCTGCGCACCAAGGGCATGAACTATCTGCGCATGCCGATGTTCTGCTGGACCACGCTCGCTTCGAACCTCCTCATCGTCGCGGCCTTTCCGATCCTCACGGCGACGCTCGCGATGCTGCTGCTCGACCGTTACCTCGGCTTCCACTTTTTCACCAACGAAGCCGGCGGCAACGTCATGATGTTCATGAATTTGATCTGGGCCTGGGGACATCCCGAGGTCTACATCCTGGTGCTGCCCGCGTTCGGCATCTTCTCCGAGGTGGTCTCGACCTTCTCCGGCAAGGCGCTGTTCGGCTATCGTTCCATGGTGCTCGCGACCATGGCGATCTGCGTCATCTCCTTCATGGTCTGGCTGCACCATTTCTTCACGATGGGGGCGGGTCCCGACGTCAACGCCATCTTCGGCATCGCCAGCATGATCATCGCGATCCCGACGGGGGTGAAGATCTACAATTGGCTGTTCACGATGTATGGCGGCCGCATCCGTTTCGCGACACCGATGCTGTGGTCGGTCGGCTTCATGGTCACCTTCATCATCGGCGGATTGACGGGCGTCCTGCTGGCGGTGCCCCCGGCCGATTTCGTGCTTCACAACAGCATGTTCCTGGTGGCGCACTTCCACAACGTCATCATCGGTGGCGTGCTGTTCGGGGCCTTCGCCGGCTTCGAATACTGGTTTCCGAAGGCGTTCGGTTTCCGCCTCGACGAGCGCTGGGGCAAGGCTGCGTTCTGGTTCACCTTCGTCGGCTTCTTCGTCACCTTCATGCCGCTTTACATCGTAGGCATGCTCGGCATGACCAGACGAATGCAGCATTACGACGTCGCGGCGTGGCGGCCCTGGATGATCGTTGCTGCAATCGGCATGGCGGTGCTGACGATCGGCGTGATCTGCCAGATCGTGCAGCTCGTGGTCAGCATCCGCAATCGCGAGGCGCTGCGCGACCGGACCGGCGATCCCTGGGACGGCCGCTCGCTGGAATGGGCGACCTCGTCGCCGCCGCCGGTGTTCAATTTCGCCTTCAATCCCGACGTGCGCGGCGAAGACGCCTATTGGGACATGAAAGCCCGCGCGCAGCAGCAATCGCTCGAGCATGACAAGCGCGAATATCGCGACATCGAAATGCCCCGGAATTCCCCAACCGGCTTTGTCTGCGCGTTCTTCGCCACTATCATGGGGTTTGCGCTGATCTGGCACATCTGGTGGATGGTGATCCTGGGAGGCCTCGGCGCATGGGCGACCTTCGTGGTGTTCGCCTGGCGGGACCATGACGAATACGTCATTCCGGCCGAGGAAGTCGCTGCGGTCGACCGCGTCAATCTCGAGGAGCGGCGCAGCCTCGTCAGCATGGCGGGGACGGTCTGA